Proteins from a genomic interval of Zingiber officinale cultivar Zhangliang chromosome 2A, Zo_v1.1, whole genome shotgun sequence:
- the LOC122041648 gene encoding wound-induced basic protein-like gives MIYDVNSTLFRSFLSQKGGTSADKRKSEEQKPKEQRPKASENKPVMTE, from the exons ATGATTTACGACGTCAACTCCACCCTCTTCCGTTCCTTCCTTAGCCAGAAGGGCGGAACTTCCGCCGATAAGAG GAAATCTGAAGAGCAGAAGCCAAAGGAGCAGAGGCCAAAGGCGAGCGAGAACAAACCCGTGATGACCGAATGA